The proteins below come from a single Microtus pennsylvanicus isolate mMicPen1 chromosome 13, mMicPen1.hap1, whole genome shotgun sequence genomic window:
- the Gjb5 gene encoding gap junction beta-5 protein, with protein MNWSIFEGLLSGVNKYSTAFGRIWLSLVFVFRVLVYLVTVERVWGEDQKDFDCNTRQPGCTNVCFDEFFPVSHVRLWALQLILVTCPSLLVVMHVAYRKAREKKYQEEVGMGHLYLYPGKKRGGLWWTYVCSLLFKASIDVIFLYLFHAFYPKYTLPSVVKCHAAPCPNTVDCFISKPSEKNIFIIFMLVTAVICILLNIVELAYLVIKRCSECMASKRALAAHPEHDPSWVSSPGKQKDLLAGDLIFLGSDSHPPLLPDRPRAHVKKTIL; from the coding sequence ATGAACTGGAGCATCTTTGAGGGGCTCCTAAGTGGGGTCAACAAGTACTCCACAGCCTTCGGTCGCATCTGGCTGTCCCTGGTCTTCGTCTTCCGAGTGCTGGTATACCTGGTGACAGTCGAGCGTGTGTGGGGTGAAGACCAGAAGGATTTTGACTGCAACACCAGGCAACCAGGCTGTACTAACGTCTGCTTCGATGAGTTCTTCCCTGTGTCTCATGTGCGACTCTGGGCTTTGCAGCTCATCCTGGTCACATGCCCCTCCCTGCTTGTGGTCATGCATGTGGCCTATCGCAAAGCTCGAGAGAAGAAGTACCAAGAAGAGGTAGGCATGGGACACCTTTACCTGTACCCTGGCAAGAAGCGGGGTGGACTCTGGTGGACGTACGTCTGCAGCCTgctgttcaaggccagcatagatGTTATTTTCCTCTACCTGTTCCACGCCTTCTACCCCAAATACACCCTCCCTTCTGTGGTCAAGTGCCACGCAGCACCGTGTCCCAACACAGTGGACTGCTTCATCTCGAAGCCCTCAGAGAAGAAcatcttcatcatcttcatgCTGGTCACGGCCGTCATCTGCATCCTGCTTAACATTGTGGAGTTGGCCTACCTGGTGATAAAGCGGTGTTCTGAGTGCATGGCTTCGAAGCGAGCACTCGCTGCACACCCAGAACACGACCCAAGCTGGGTCAGCTCTCCAggcaaacagaaggacctcctagcAGGCGACCTCATCTTTCTGGGCTCAGACTCTCACCCACCGCTCTTACCAGACCGTCCCCGTGCCCATGTGAAGAAAACCATCCTATAA